The Cerasicoccus sp. TK19100 genome window below encodes:
- a CDS encoding sugar phosphate isomerase/epimerase family protein → MKISQVAAQLFTLRDFCKTPEDIAQTLKKVSDIGYQAVQVSGFGPIENSEIVRLCKENNLVICSTHEPSDVVRKEPQKACDRLKELGCKYTAYPYPAGVDFFSEDSVNELIADLKKAVEVFEQNGLVLTYHNHDIEFLRMGEGTILDKIYNECPIQAELDTYWVASGGCDPERWVRKVAGRTPLIHLKDFKMTGAKEHIFCEIGYGNLDFKGIIAAAEEGGCEWFMVEQDVCPGDPFDSLKMSFDYIKANLAEG, encoded by the coding sequence ATGAAAATCAGCCAAGTTGCCGCCCAACTTTTCACGCTGCGTGACTTCTGCAAGACACCGGAAGACATCGCACAGACGCTTAAGAAAGTCTCTGACATCGGCTACCAGGCCGTGCAGGTCAGCGGCTTTGGCCCGATCGAAAACAGCGAGATCGTACGCCTTTGCAAGGAGAACAACCTCGTCATCTGCTCCACCCACGAGCCCAGTGACGTCGTCCGCAAGGAGCCCCAAAAGGCTTGTGACCGACTCAAGGAACTCGGCTGCAAATACACTGCCTATCCTTATCCGGCGGGTGTGGATTTCTTCAGCGAAGACTCGGTTAACGAGCTCATCGCCGACCTGAAGAAGGCCGTTGAAGTCTTTGAACAAAACGGCCTCGTGCTGACCTACCACAACCACGACATCGAGTTCCTGCGCATGGGCGAGGGCACCATCCTCGACAAGATTTACAACGAGTGCCCGATTCAGGCCGAGCTCGACACCTACTGGGTTGCCTCCGGTGGTTGCGATCCCGAGCGTTGGGTGCGCAAGGTGGCTGGCCGCACTCCGCTGATCCACCTGAAGGACTTCAAGATGACCGGTGCCAAGGAGCACATCTTCTGCGAAATCGGCTACGGCAACCTCGACTTCAAGGGTATCATTGCCGCTGCTGAAGAGGGTGGCTGCGAGTGGTTCATGGTTGAGCAGGACGTCTGCCCGGGGGATCCGTTTGACTCGCTCAAGATGAGCTTCGACTACATCAAGGCGAATCTCGCCGAGGGTTAA
- a CDS encoding Hsp33 family molecular chaperone HslO has protein sequence MDESLFGQESEHTRVESLFLRGRNILLTRADFAPLIEQWRAHMQKHHLDAPVELQNLFQRALGCFTLHCVSRPRRQTLSWTINFQEPLTNLFLVGDTDEDTVAGRIFTENVAEAEYNSFYQEVGKRGEEPYRSFVDFEGRDPIHAAQEYYQRSEQRPARFFQLSETQFALLSAHPDWNRDWFYRVQEDDIMRLDDLEDLHTIETRFVKWECGCNDQRIFAALEPVFRHQADELFAGDDIITVNCPRCAAKYGVTREALEGWCALQDQ, from the coding sequence CGCGGGTGGAATCCTTGTTTCTACGCGGTAGGAATATTCTGCTGACGCGGGCGGACTTCGCGCCGCTCATCGAGCAATGGCGCGCGCACATGCAAAAGCATCACTTGGACGCCCCCGTCGAACTGCAAAACCTGTTTCAGCGGGCGCTGGGCTGTTTTACGCTGCACTGCGTGTCGCGGCCGCGCCGCCAGACGCTTTCGTGGACGATTAACTTTCAGGAGCCGCTGACGAACCTCTTCCTGGTTGGCGATACGGATGAAGACACCGTCGCCGGGCGCATCTTCACGGAGAATGTTGCCGAGGCGGAATACAACAGCTTCTACCAGGAGGTCGGTAAGCGGGGCGAGGAACCCTACCGCAGTTTTGTGGACTTCGAGGGGCGCGATCCGATCCATGCTGCGCAGGAGTATTATCAGCGTAGTGAGCAGCGGCCGGCCCGCTTTTTCCAGTTGTCCGAAACGCAGTTTGCGCTGCTGTCGGCGCATCCGGATTGGAACCGCGACTGGTTTTACCGCGTGCAGGAAGATGACATCATGCGGCTCGATGATTTGGAAGACCTGCACACGATTGAGACGCGTTTCGTGAAGTGGGAGTGCGGTTGTAATGACCAGCGTATCTTTGCGGCGCTGGAGCCGGTGTTCCGTCATCAGGCGGACGAGCTCTTTGCCGGGGACGACATCATCACCGTCAACTGCCCGCGCTGTGCTGCGAAATACGGGGTGACGCGCGAGGCCCTGGAAGGCTGGTGCGCGCTCCAGGATCAGTAG